A genomic segment from Anaeromyxobacter sp. encodes:
- a CDS encoding 50S ribosomal protein L23, translated as MSITLQDVVKRPLITEKAERNREAARAYAFEVHRDATKIQVKQAVETLFKVHVLAVRTAVARGKNKRVGRSTGRRPNWKKAFVTLKEGDTIALFEGTSA; from the coding sequence ATGAGCATCACCCTGCAGGACGTCGTCAAGCGTCCGCTCATCACCGAGAAGGCGGAGCGCAACCGCGAGGCGGCCCGCGCCTACGCCTTCGAGGTCCACCGCGACGCCACCAAGATCCAGGTGAAGCAGGCGGTCGAGACGCTGTTCAAGGTCCACGTCCTGGCGGTTCGCACCGCCGTGGCGCGCGGCAAGAACAAGCGGGTCGGCCGCAGCACGGGCCGGCGGCCCAATTGGAAGAAGGCCTTCGTGACCCTCAAGGAAGGCGACACCATCGCCCTCTTCGAGGGGACCTCGGCCTAA
- the rplD gene encoding 50S ribosomal protein L4, producing the protein MAKFDVYDLEKKKVGELELADAVFAGEVNEHLFYEVVKAKLASDRSGTHAVKNRSLVSGGGKKPWKQKGTGRARQGSTRASQWVGGGKAMGPKPRDYSYDVPKKVRKAALRSALALRGNAQQLLIVDKWAPTGPKTSAAAKVLATLGVKKALVVDDGANFALARSVRNLVGHDFLAVEGLNVYDILKHDTLVLTAATAKKLEEALS; encoded by the coding sequence ATGGCCAAGTTCGACGTATACGACCTCGAGAAGAAGAAGGTTGGTGAGCTGGAGCTCGCCGACGCCGTCTTCGCCGGCGAGGTGAACGAGCACCTCTTCTACGAGGTGGTCAAGGCGAAGCTCGCCTCCGACCGCTCGGGCACCCACGCCGTCAAGAACCGTTCCCTGGTCTCCGGCGGCGGCAAGAAGCCCTGGAAGCAGAAGGGCACGGGGCGGGCCCGCCAGGGCTCGACCCGCGCCAGCCAGTGGGTCGGCGGCGGCAAGGCGATGGGGCCCAAGCCCCGCGACTACAGCTACGACGTCCCCAAGAAGGTGCGCAAGGCGGCGCTCCGCTCGGCCCTGGCCCTGCGCGGCAACGCCCAGCAGCTCCTCATCGTGGACAAGTGGGCGCCCACCGGCCCCAAGACCTCCGCGGCCGCCAAGGTGCTGGCGACCCTGGGCGTCAAGAAGGCGCTGGTGGTCGACGACGGCGCCAACTTCGCCCTGGCCCGCTCGGTGCGCAACCTGGTCGGCCACGACTTCCTGGCCGTCGAGGGGCTCAACGTCTACGACATCCTCAAGCACGACACCCTGGTGCTGACCGCGGCCACCGCCAAGAAGCTCGAGGAGGCCCTGTCATGA
- the rpsJ gene encoding 30S ribosomal protein S10: MATQKIRIRLKAYDYKLLDQSAGEIVETAKRTGAKVAGPIPLPTRINKFTVLRSPHVDKKSREQFEIRTHKRLLDILEPTAQTLDALMKLDLSAGVDVEIK, encoded by the coding sequence ATGGCGACGCAGAAGATCAGGATCCGGCTCAAGGCCTACGACTACAAGCTCCTCGACCAGTCGGCCGGGGAGATCGTGGAGACGGCGAAGCGTACCGGCGCGAAGGTGGCCGGGCCGATTCCGCTCCCCACCCGGATCAACAAGTTCACCGTCCTGCGCAGCCCCCACGTCGACAAGAAGTCGCGGGAGCAGTTCGAGATCAGGACGCACAAGCGCCTGCTCGACATCCTCGAGCCGACCGCGCAGACGCTGGACGCGCTCATGAAGCTCGACCTGTCCGCCGGCGTCGACGTCGAGATCAAGTAG
- the tuf gene encoding elongation factor Tu produces MGKEKFERNKPHVNVGTIGHVDHGKTTLTAAITKVAAQKGLASFMAYDQIDKAPEERERGITIATAHVEYQTAARHYAHVDCPGHADYVKNMITGAAQMDGAILVVSAADGPMPQTREHILLARQVGVPYIVVYLNKCDMVDDSELLDLVELEVRELLTKYEFPGDKTPMIRGSALKALEGDKGDLGEPSIGRLMDAVDAYIPTPVRATDKPFLMPVEDVFSISGRGTVATGRVERGIVKVGEEVEVVGLRPTQKTVVTGVEMFRKLLDEGRAGDNIGALLRGLKREDVERGQVLSKPGSITPHTKFKAAVYVLTKEEGGRHTPFFNGYRPQFYFRTTDVTGTLNLPAGVEMVMPGDNIGVEVELITTVAMEKELRFAIREGGRTVGSGVVSEVIL; encoded by the coding sequence ATGGGCAAGGAGAAGTTCGAGCGGAACAAGCCGCACGTGAACGTCGGCACGATCGGGCACGTGGACCACGGGAAGACGACGCTCACCGCGGCCATCACGAAGGTGGCGGCGCAGAAGGGCCTGGCGTCCTTCATGGCGTACGACCAGATCGACAAGGCGCCGGAGGAGCGGGAGCGCGGCATCACCATCGCGACGGCGCACGTGGAGTACCAGACGGCGGCGCGGCACTACGCGCACGTGGACTGCCCCGGCCACGCCGACTACGTGAAGAACATGATCACGGGCGCGGCGCAGATGGACGGCGCCATCCTGGTGGTGTCGGCGGCGGACGGCCCGATGCCGCAGACGCGGGAGCACATCCTGCTGGCCCGGCAGGTGGGCGTTCCGTACATCGTGGTCTACCTGAACAAGTGCGACATGGTGGACGACTCGGAGCTCTTGGACCTGGTGGAGCTGGAGGTCCGCGAGCTGCTGACCAAGTACGAGTTCCCGGGCGACAAGACCCCGATGATCCGCGGCTCGGCGCTCAAGGCGCTGGAGGGCGACAAGGGCGACCTGGGCGAGCCGTCGATCGGCCGGCTGATGGACGCGGTGGACGCGTACATCCCGACGCCGGTGCGTGCCACGGACAAGCCGTTCCTGATGCCGGTGGAGGACGTGTTCTCCATCTCGGGCCGCGGGACGGTGGCGACCGGCCGCGTGGAGCGCGGCATCGTCAAGGTGGGCGAGGAGGTCGAGGTGGTGGGCCTGCGCCCGACGCAGAAGACGGTGGTGACGGGCGTGGAGATGTTCCGCAAGCTGCTGGACGAGGGGCGTGCGGGCGACAACATCGGGGCGCTGCTGCGCGGCCTGAAGCGCGAGGACGTGGAGCGCGGGCAGGTGCTGTCGAAGCCGGGCTCGATCACGCCGCACACCAAGTTCAAGGCGGCGGTCTACGTGCTGACGAAGGAGGAGGGCGGTCGTCACACGCCGTTCTTCAACGGGTACCGGCCGCAGTTCTACTTCCGGACGACGGACGTGACGGGGACTTTGAACCTCCCGGCCGGGGTCGAGATGGTGATGCCGGGAGACAACATCGGCGTCGAGGTGGAGCTCATCACCACCGTGGCGATGGAGAAGGAGCTGCGCTTCGCCATCCGCGAGGGTGGGCGCACCGTCGGCTCCGGCGTCGTGTCCGAGGTCATCCTGTAA
- the fusA gene encoding elongation factor G, which produces MPRTHPLERYRNIGIMAHIDAGKTTTTERILFYTGVTHKVGEVHEGTAVMDWMEQERERGITITSAATTCPWRDHRVNIIDTPGHVDFTIEVERSLRVLDGAVAVFDAVSGVEPQSETVWRQADKYKVPRVCFINKMDRVGADFFMSVATIKAKLGARPVPIHLPIGAEDQFRGMVDLVKMKGITFDDESMGAMYQEIEIPAELLEQAKEYRAAIEEAVAEIDDALMAKYLDGKPLSNAEVAAGLRKGVCSMAFFPVICGTAFKNKGVQQILDVVVDYLPSPLDKPDVTGVTMKGVDTSRKTSDAEPFSALAFKLMNDPFVGNLTFFRVYSGKLEAGSYVYNATKDKKERISRILQMHANKREEIKEVYAGDIAAAVGLRTTTTGDTLCDEEKPVILERMIFPEPVIFVAVEPKSKADQDKMGVALQRLQMEDPSFNVRSDEETGQTIMGGMGELHLEILVDRMLREFKVEANVGKPQVAYRETITLTVEAEGKYVRQTGGKGQYGHCWLRLIPQPPGKGFEFENVIVGGAIPKEFVKPIEKGIVEAMEGGILAGYPMVDIRVEVTDGSYHDVDSSEMAFKIAGSMGFKEGAHKAKPVLLEPIMKVVVTTPDEFMGDVIGDLNSRRGKIQGMNPGSGAQIIDALVPLATMFGYATDLRSKTQGRATYSMHFGHYAQVPNSIAETIVSKAKGVTTK; this is translated from the coding sequence ATGCCCCGTACGCATCCACTCGAGCGCTACCGCAACATCGGCATCATGGCGCACATCGACGCCGGCAAGACCACGACCACCGAGCGGATCCTCTTCTACACGGGCGTGACGCACAAGGTCGGCGAGGTCCACGAGGGCACCGCCGTCATGGACTGGATGGAGCAGGAGCGCGAGCGCGGCATCACCATCACCTCCGCCGCCACCACCTGCCCCTGGCGCGACCACCGCGTCAACATCATCGACACCCCCGGCCACGTGGACTTCACCATCGAGGTGGAGCGCTCGCTGCGCGTCCTCGACGGCGCCGTGGCGGTCTTCGACGCGGTCAGCGGCGTGGAGCCCCAGTCGGAGACGGTCTGGCGCCAGGCCGACAAGTACAAGGTCCCGCGCGTCTGCTTCATCAACAAGATGGACCGCGTCGGCGCCGACTTCTTCATGTCGGTGGCCACCATCAAGGCCAAGCTGGGCGCCCGCCCGGTGCCCATCCACCTGCCCATCGGCGCCGAGGACCAGTTCCGCGGCATGGTGGACCTGGTCAAGATGAAGGGCATCACCTTCGACGACGAGTCGATGGGCGCCATGTACCAGGAGATCGAGATCCCGGCCGAGCTGCTCGAGCAGGCCAAGGAGTACCGGGCCGCCATCGAGGAGGCCGTCGCCGAGATCGACGACGCCCTGATGGCCAAGTACCTGGACGGCAAGCCGCTCAGCAACGCCGAGGTGGCCGCCGGTCTCCGCAAGGGCGTCTGCTCGATGGCCTTCTTCCCGGTCATCTGCGGCACCGCCTTCAAGAACAAGGGCGTCCAGCAGATCCTCGACGTGGTGGTGGACTACCTCCCCAGCCCGCTCGACAAGCCCGACGTCACCGGCGTGACCATGAAGGGCGTGGACACCAGCCGCAAGACCTCCGACGCCGAGCCCTTCAGCGCGCTGGCGTTCAAGCTGATGAACGACCCGTTCGTCGGCAACCTGACCTTCTTCCGCGTCTACTCGGGCAAGCTCGAGGCCGGGTCGTACGTCTACAACGCGACCAAGGACAAGAAGGAGCGCATCTCCCGCATCCTGCAGATGCACGCCAACAAGCGCGAGGAGATCAAGGAGGTCTACGCCGGCGACATCGCCGCCGCCGTCGGCCTGCGCACCACCACCACCGGCGACACCCTCTGCGACGAGGAGAAGCCGGTCATCCTCGAGCGGATGATCTTCCCCGAGCCCGTCATCTTCGTGGCCGTCGAGCCGAAGTCGAAGGCCGACCAGGACAAGATGGGCGTGGCCCTGCAGCGGCTCCAGATGGAGGACCCCTCCTTCAACGTCCGCTCGGACGAGGAGACGGGCCAGACCATCATGGGCGGCATGGGCGAGCTCCACCTGGAGATCCTGGTGGACCGCATGCTGCGCGAGTTCAAGGTCGAGGCCAACGTGGGCAAGCCCCAGGTGGCCTACCGCGAGACCATCACCCTGACGGTCGAGGCCGAGGGCAAGTACGTCCGGCAGACCGGCGGCAAGGGCCAGTACGGCCACTGCTGGCTGCGGCTCATCCCGCAGCCGCCCGGCAAGGGCTTCGAGTTCGAGAACGTCATCGTGGGCGGCGCCATCCCCAAGGAGTTCGTCAAGCCCATCGAGAAGGGCATCGTCGAGGCCATGGAGGGCGGCATCCTGGCCGGCTACCCGATGGTCGACATCCGGGTCGAGGTCACCGACGGCAGCTACCACGACGTCGACTCCTCCGAGATGGCGTTCAAGATCGCCGGCTCGATGGGCTTCAAGGAGGGCGCCCACAAGGCCAAGCCCGTCCTGCTCGAGCCCATCATGAAGGTGGTCGTCACCACCCCCGACGAGTTCATGGGCGACGTCATCGGCGATCTCAACAGCCGCCGCGGCAAGATCCAGGGTATGAACCCCGGCTCCGGCGCCCAGATCATCGACGCCCTGGTCCCGCTGGCCACCATGTTCGGCTACGCCACGGACCTGCGGTCCAAGACCCAGGGCCGCGCCACCTACTCCATGCACTTCGGCCACTACGCGCAGGTCCCGAACAGCATCGCCGAGACCATCGTCAGCAAGGCCAAGGGCGTCACCACCAAGTAG
- the rpsG gene encoding 30S ribosomal protein S7: MPRRRVVEKRKILADPKFQDRLVAKFINDLMRQGKKSTAEQICYGAFEQVETKLKDDPLKVFKKALDNVKPVVEVKSRRVGGATYQVPVEVRQDRRVALAMRWLIEYSRARGEKTMMEKLAGEIMDAASNRGNAVKKREDTHKMAEANKAFAHYRW; encoded by the coding sequence ATGCCTCGTCGTCGCGTAGTCGAGAAGCGGAAGATCCTGGCCGATCCCAAGTTCCAGGATCGCCTGGTCGCCAAGTTCATCAACGACCTGATGCGCCAGGGCAAGAAGTCGACGGCCGAGCAGATCTGCTACGGCGCCTTCGAGCAGGTCGAGACCAAGCTCAAGGACGACCCGCTCAAGGTCTTCAAGAAGGCGCTCGACAACGTCAAGCCGGTGGTCGAGGTGAAGAGCCGGCGGGTCGGCGGCGCCACCTACCAGGTGCCGGTCGAGGTCCGTCAGGACCGCCGCGTGGCCCTTGCCATGCGCTGGCTCATCGAGTATTCCCGCGCCCGCGGGGAGAAGACCATGATGGAGAAGCTGGCCGGCGAGATCATGGACGCCGCCTCCAACCGTGGCAACGCCGTGAAGAAGCGCGAAGACACGCACAAGATGGCCGAGGCCAACAAGGCCTTCGCGCACTACCGCTGGTGA
- a CDS encoding 30S ribosomal protein S12, translating to MPTISQLVRKGREKLAVKKKAPALKESPQKRGVCTRVYTTTPKKPNSALRKVARVRLTNGFEVTSYIPGVGHNLQEHSVVLIRGGRVKDLPGVRYHIVRGTLDAVGVTGRKQSRSKYGAKRPS from the coding sequence ATGCCGACGATCAGCCAGCTCGTGCGCAAGGGCCGTGAGAAGCTCGCGGTGAAGAAGAAGGCTCCGGCCCTCAAGGAGTCGCCGCAGAAGCGCGGCGTCTGCACGCGCGTCTACACCACGACCCCCAAGAAGCCGAACTCGGCCCTCCGCAAGGTCGCCCGCGTCCGCCTCACCAATGGCTTCGAGGTCACCAGCTACATCCCGGGCGTCGGTCACAACCTGCAGGAGCACTCGGTGGTGCTCATCCGCGGCGGCCGCGTCAAGGACCTCCCGGGCGTGCGCTACCACATCGTCCGCGGGACGCTGGACGCCGTCGGCGTCACGGGCCGGAAGCAGAGCCGCTCCAAGTACGGCGCCAAGCGCCCCAGCTAG
- the mutY gene encoding A/G-specific adenine glycosylase, giving the protein MPTPLPPARRAALRRRLLAWYDAAARPLPWRVAQHGADPYRVWLAEAMLQQTQVARVIPYYLRFLEALPTLEALAAAPEDQVLALWSGLGYYARARALRRAAQAARSRHGGLPDTAEDLRRLPGFGPYTAGAVASIAFARREPAVDGNVARVLARLCLVSGDPASPATRRTLWALAGELVDPVRPGDWNQALMELGATLCGARAPACARCPVAGSCAARLAGRERQVPPPRRRAPRRALTLACAVLERRGRLLLVRRPSGGLFGGTWALPSAELEPGAAPAALGATLRRELGAKAARVGPEVARTERLLTHRALVLVGYRCEVGVLRRQDGARWVARADLDGLGVASAMRALISQV; this is encoded by the coding sequence ATGCCCACGCCCCTGCCGCCCGCCCGCCGCGCCGCCCTGCGCCGCCGCCTGCTCGCCTGGTACGACGCGGCGGCGCGCCCGCTGCCGTGGCGGGTGGCGCAGCACGGCGCCGATCCCTACCGGGTCTGGCTGGCCGAGGCCATGTTGCAGCAGACGCAGGTGGCCCGGGTCATCCCCTATTACCTGCGCTTCCTCGAGGCGCTCCCCACCCTGGAGGCGCTGGCCGCCGCGCCGGAGGACCAGGTCCTGGCGCTCTGGAGCGGCCTCGGGTACTACGCGCGCGCCCGCGCCCTGCGCCGCGCCGCCCAGGCCGCGCGCTCGCGCCACGGCGGCCTGCCCGACACGGCGGAGGACCTGCGGCGGCTGCCGGGCTTCGGCCCCTACACGGCCGGCGCGGTGGCCAGCATCGCCTTCGCCCGCCGCGAGCCGGCGGTGGACGGCAACGTGGCGCGCGTGCTGGCGCGCCTCTGCCTGGTGTCCGGGGACCCGGCCAGCCCGGCCACCCGGCGCACGCTCTGGGCGCTGGCGGGCGAGCTGGTGGACCCGGTCCGACCGGGCGACTGGAACCAGGCGCTCATGGAGCTGGGCGCGACGCTGTGCGGGGCGAGGGCTCCTGCCTGCGCGCGCTGTCCGGTGGCCGGCAGCTGCGCCGCGCGGCTGGCCGGACGGGAGCGCCAGGTGCCGCCGCCGAGGCGACGCGCCCCCCGCCGGGCCCTGACGCTGGCCTGCGCGGTGCTGGAGCGGCGCGGGCGCCTGCTCCTGGTGCGTCGCCCCTCCGGGGGGCTCTTTGGAGGGACCTGGGCGCTGCCCTCCGCCGAGCTGGAGCCTGGCGCGGCGCCGGCCGCCCTGGGGGCGACGCTGCGTCGGGAGCTCGGCGCGAAGGCGGCGAGGGTCGGCCCCGAGGTGGCCCGGACCGAGCGGCTGCTCACCCACCGGGCGCTGGTCCTGGTTGGATATCGCTGTGAGGTCGGCGTCTTGCGCCGGCAGGACGGGGCGCGGTGGGTGGCGCGGGCGGACCTCGACGGCCTGGGGGTCGCGTCGGCCATGCGGGCGCTGATCTCGCAGGTTTGA
- a CDS encoding superoxide dismutase → MADVKKYAPHDYSKIRGLAGISNDQIEEHLKLYEGYVKRTNALTEKLSALANEGKASGADPVYAELTRRLGFEYGGMVNHEYYFGNLTPGAQAEPPAGSKFRTAVEASYGKYDLWLADFKAVATMPGIGWAMTFQDPSTGWLSNHFVTLHENNVPTGYATVLALDGWEHAFMRDYKAFERGKYVEAFLKNVNWEALDKRVK, encoded by the coding sequence ATGGCAGACGTCAAGAAGTACGCCCCGCACGACTACTCGAAGATCCGGGGGCTCGCCGGCATCTCCAACGACCAGATCGAGGAGCACCTCAAGCTCTACGAGGGCTACGTGAAGCGCACCAACGCGCTCACCGAGAAGCTCTCGGCGCTGGCCAACGAGGGCAAGGCCTCCGGGGCCGACCCGGTCTACGCCGAGCTGACCCGCCGCCTCGGCTTCGAGTACGGCGGCATGGTCAACCACGAGTACTACTTCGGCAACCTCACCCCGGGCGCCCAGGCCGAGCCGCCGGCCGGGTCGAAGTTCCGCACGGCCGTCGAGGCCTCCTACGGCAAGTACGACCTGTGGCTGGCCGACTTCAAGGCCGTGGCCACCATGCCGGGCATCGGCTGGGCCATGACCTTCCAGGACCCCAGCACCGGCTGGCTCTCCAACCACTTCGTCACGCTGCACGAGAACAACGTGCCCACCGGCTACGCCACCGTGCTGGCGCTGGACGGCTGGGAGCACGCCTTCATGCGGGACTACAAGGCCTTCGAGCGCGGCAAGTACGTCGAGGCCTTCCTCAAGAACGTCAACTGGGAGGCGCTCGACAAGCGCGTCAAGTAG
- a CDS encoding caspase family protein, with product MSWRLAAAALALAALAAAPPRASALEGRRFALVAGEPDGGPGTQRLRHAERDARRIHGILTRVGGVAPDDATLLLSAGARSFRGALADLSGRAAAARAAGQRTVLVLYFSGHAKDGALRFGPGGVPLAELREALQLAPADVRIGLLDACRSGAITRSKGVRPAPEFQVTVPAADGPRGLVLVTSSAADEASQESDALGASYFTHHLASGLLGDADASGDRRVTLAEAYAYAYGRTVGATAGTAGGTQHPAFLYDLGGAGDVVLTDLLPAAGGLVFPPALEGLYVVLDGGGRAVAEVAKPAGVERRLSLPAGRYAVKRRLPGEEGLLVATLVVAGGPVVVEEAAMDRVALARDPQKGYGGARWSLVAGLGAQRFLDAATRDGLFPPATLLGAELSVRDDLGHGLAWGLDLAAGGGEGTVRFDGVADIPFRFAEVAGGGALWRDFGFGPLTLSAGGRVGFVWLSRRFERQQDLPSQHFFTVTPGLLGAATWRLTPRLSALARARVSWLFYDVDQNRSLGYAEGFLGVEYALSD from the coding sequence GTGAGCTGGCGGCTGGCCGCCGCGGCGCTGGCGCTGGCGGCCCTGGCCGCGGCGCCCCCGCGCGCCAGCGCCCTGGAGGGGCGGCGCTTCGCCCTGGTGGCCGGCGAGCCGGACGGCGGCCCCGGCACGCAGCGCCTGCGCCACGCCGAGCGGGACGCGCGGCGGATCCACGGCATCCTCACCCGGGTGGGCGGCGTGGCCCCCGACGACGCCACCCTGCTCCTGTCGGCCGGCGCCCGGTCCTTCCGCGGCGCCCTGGCCGACCTCTCGGGGCGGGCCGCCGCGGCCCGGGCGGCCGGCCAGCGCACCGTGCTGGTGCTCTACTTCTCCGGGCACGCCAAGGACGGCGCGCTGCGCTTCGGCCCGGGCGGCGTGCCGCTGGCCGAGCTGCGCGAGGCGCTGCAGCTGGCCCCGGCCGACGTCCGCATCGGGCTGCTCGACGCCTGCCGCTCCGGCGCCATCACCCGCAGCAAGGGGGTGCGTCCGGCGCCCGAGTTCCAGGTCACCGTACCAGCCGCCGACGGCCCGCGCGGCCTGGTGCTGGTCACCTCCTCGGCCGCCGACGAGGCCTCGCAGGAGTCCGACGCCCTGGGCGCCAGCTACTTCACCCACCACCTGGCCTCCGGGCTGCTGGGCGACGCCGACGCCTCCGGCGACCGGCGGGTCACCCTGGCCGAGGCCTACGCCTACGCCTACGGCCGCACCGTGGGCGCCACCGCCGGCACGGCCGGCGGCACGCAGCACCCGGCCTTCCTCTACGACCTGGGCGGGGCGGGCGACGTGGTGCTCACCGACCTGCTGCCGGCGGCCGGCGGCCTGGTCTTCCCGCCCGCGCTGGAGGGGCTGTACGTGGTGCTCGACGGCGGCGGGCGCGCCGTGGCCGAGGTGGCCAAGCCGGCCGGCGTGGAGCGCCGGCTCTCGCTGCCGGCCGGGCGCTACGCGGTGAAGCGGCGGCTGCCGGGCGAGGAGGGGCTGCTGGTGGCCACCCTGGTGGTGGCGGGCGGGCCGGTGGTGGTGGAGGAGGCCGCCATGGACCGGGTGGCGCTGGCCCGCGATCCGCAGAAGGGCTACGGCGGCGCCCGCTGGTCGCTGGTGGCCGGGCTGGGCGCGCAGCGCTTCCTGGACGCGGCCACCCGCGACGGGCTCTTCCCGCCGGCCACGCTGCTGGGCGCCGAGCTCTCGGTGCGCGACGACCTGGGCCACGGCCTGGCCTGGGGGCTGGACCTGGCGGCCGGGGGCGGGGAGGGGACGGTGCGCTTCGACGGGGTGGCCGACATCCCGTTCCGGTTCGCCGAGGTGGCCGGCGGCGGGGCGCTGTGGCGCGACTTCGGCTTCGGGCCGCTCACCCTCTCGGCCGGCGGGCGGGTCGGGTTCGTCTGGCTGTCGCGCCGCTTCGAGCGGCAGCAGGACCTGCCGTCCCAGCACTTCTTCACCGTCACGCCCGGGCTGCTGGGGGCCGCCACCTGGCGGCTCACGCCGCGGCTCTCGGCGCTGGCCCGCGCCCGGGTGAGCTGGCTCTTCTACGACGTGGACCAGAACCGGAGCCTCGGCTACGCCGAGGGCTTCCTGGGGGTCGAATATGCGCTCTCCGACTGA
- a CDS encoding sigma-70 family RNA polymerase sigma factor, with product MLYRRHAAAVLARCRYLLRDAEAARDATQDVFVAALRSLPEFRAAASPATWLTRIATNHCLNLRRAGQAAWPAELARLSRDRSERGIQPDARELVRALLGAAPAEAQEVAVLYFVDELTQAEVAEVAGLSLPTVRKRLRAFLSAARGALAEAFPDLALPDPEELP from the coding sequence CTGCTCTACCGGCGCCACGCCGCCGCCGTGCTGGCCCGCTGCCGCTACCTGCTGCGCGACGCCGAGGCGGCCCGCGACGCCACCCAGGACGTCTTCGTGGCGGCGCTGCGCTCGCTGCCGGAGTTCCGCGCCGCCGCCTCGCCGGCCACCTGGCTGACCCGCATCGCCACCAACCACTGCCTCAACCTCCGCCGCGCCGGGCAGGCGGCCTGGCCCGCGGAGCTCGCCCGGCTCTCCCGCGACCGGAGCGAGCGGGGCATCCAGCCCGACGCGCGGGAGCTGGTGCGGGCCCTGCTGGGCGCCGCGCCGGCCGAGGCGCAGGAGGTGGCCGTGCTCTACTTCGTGGACGAGCTCACCCAGGCCGAGGTGGCCGAGGTGGCCGGGCTGTCGCTCCCCACGGTGCGCAAGCGGCTGCGCGCCTTCCTCTCGGCGGCGCGCGGGGCGCTGGCCGAGGCCTTCCCGGACCTGGCCCTGCCGGATCCCGAGGAGCTGCCATGA
- a CDS encoding NAD-dependent epimerase/dehydratase family protein: MARKILITGGAGFIGSTIADTFLAAGWDVAVLDDLSTGKRENVPAAARFYPVDLRSAAAVEVVTTERPEVICHHAAQMDVRRSMAEPRFDADVNVGGLLNLLQGAVAAGSVKRVLFASSGGATYGDTPVIPTPESHPQQPLSVYGASKAASELYLGVYQANYGIPFAALRYANVYGPRQDPHGEAGVVAIFCGRLLDGAPCTIYGDGGQTRDYVFVGDVARANLLAAERGFAGALNVGTGRETDVNDLYARLARAAGSTTPAVHAEARLGEQRRSCISPAAAAAALGWRPEVSLDDGLARTLAFFRARRAR, translated from the coding sequence ATGGCCAGGAAGATCCTCATCACCGGCGGCGCCGGCTTCATCGGCTCCACCATCGCCGACACCTTCCTGGCCGCGGGCTGGGACGTGGCGGTGCTCGACGACCTCTCCACCGGCAAGCGGGAGAACGTCCCGGCGGCGGCCCGCTTCTACCCGGTGGACCTGCGCAGCGCGGCCGCCGTGGAGGTGGTGACCACCGAGCGCCCCGAGGTCATCTGCCACCACGCCGCGCAGATGGACGTGCGCCGCTCCATGGCCGAGCCCCGCTTCGACGCCGACGTCAACGTGGGCGGCCTGCTCAACCTGCTGCAGGGGGCGGTGGCGGCCGGCTCGGTGAAGCGGGTGCTCTTCGCCTCGTCGGGCGGCGCCACCTACGGTGACACCCCGGTCATCCCCACCCCGGAGAGCCACCCGCAGCAGCCGCTCTCGGTCTACGGCGCCTCCAAGGCCGCCAGCGAGCTCTACCTGGGGGTCTACCAGGCCAACTACGGCATCCCCTTCGCGGCGCTGCGCTACGCCAACGTCTACGGGCCGCGCCAGGATCCGCACGGCGAGGCCGGCGTGGTGGCCATCTTCTGCGGGCGGCTGCTCGACGGCGCGCCGTGCACCATCTACGGCGACGGCGGGCAGACCCGCGACTACGTCTTCGTGGGCGACGTGGCCCGCGCCAACCTGCTGGCGGCGGAGCGGGGCTTCGCCGGCGCGCTCAACGTGGGCACCGGCCGGGAGACCGACGTGAACGACCTGTACGCGCGGCTGGCCCGCGCCGCCGGGTCGACCACCCCGGCCGTGCACGCCGAGGCGCGGCTGGGGGAGCAGCGCCGCTCCTGCATCTCGCCCGCCGCGGCCGCCGCCGCACTCGGCTGGCGCCCGGAGGTCTCGCTCGACGACGGGCTGGCCCGCACCCTGGCCTTCTTCCGCGCCCGCCGCGCCCGGTGA